CCGGGCCATGATGTCGCTGGTCCGGGAAGAGAGGTTGGTCACGTTCACCGCGGTGAACCATCCCTGGGAACTCAACAGGTAGGGGAGGAACAGGCGGCGGCTCGGGCGCAGCAGCTCGATGGTGCCGAGGTTGAAATTCACCGCGGTCATCGCCTCTCCGTCAGGACTTACGGCCACGTCCAGAGGCGCGCCCGGAACCTCCGGCCGCAGGTCCTCGCTGAAGCCCCGCAATTTCTGTCCCACCAATATGGGTTGCAGGAGCTCGCCCGTATTCAATTTGAATTGCAGGAGGACGTCGTCCATGGGAGCGCCCAGCATCATGGTGGCTCCGTCGAGGAAGACCGGACGGCTGGAGTCGCGAAAATCGGATGTCCGCGGTTGGAAAGTGACGACCTCCAGGCTGTCCGCATCGATGGTCCCGTTCTCGTCGGGGACGGGAATCGGGATCAACTGCAGGTTCAGATTGCTGAGCAGCACGAACGACGTGCCATCCGGCGCCGGCACGATCTCCACCGGAACGCCACCCACGTCGAAAACCTTCACCACCTGTCCTGTCTGAATGTCGAACAGGGTGGCGCGATCGCTCCCCAGCTCGGCCAGCGTCTGCAGGGCCCCCAGTTGGCGGTCCGCCACCAGCCCGTACCGGCCGTCCGGAGAGATGGCGGCACCCGCACCCACCTGGAAGTCATGGGGGATCGCCTCTTGATCCGTTTCCGGAATGATGGTCGTCACCACGGAGAAGGAAGCGGTGTCCACGATGGTGATGGCGTCCCTTTCTTCGGCGGGAGTCACCAGTGTCGAACCGACCGTGACGACAAAAAACCGGCTTCCGTCGGGAGTCATTCGGAGCGTCGTCGGACGGGTTCCGCCCGGCATCTGGAGCCTGGGTTCCACTTCCTGGAGTGTCGTCGTGTCGAAACGCAGGATCTCGTCGGTCCCGGACGAGGCCACGATGCCAATGGTCCCATCTCCCGAGAAGACCATGTTGTTGGCGACGGAGAAGAATACCTCCATCGTCAGGATCTGAACCTCCAGGGTGTCCACGTCGATGGCCGCGATCGCTCCCTGAACCGGCTGTGTCTCTGCCTGGGACGCGTCGGACCTGAAGGCATCGGCCCGGCCGTTTTCGTTGATGAACGTGCACAGGACCGCGACCCGGTCCCCGCCGGGCATGAGGGCGATGTGACCCGGGCTCTCCGGAACGTCCACGAGGCCCAGAATCTCGCCGCTCTTGGGATTGAAGGCCAGAACCTTGTTCGAGAAGGTGTAGCTGACGAAGGCCTTGCTCGAGTCCGGAGTAAAGACCACGTTGGGGGAGAAATTGAGATCGGTCTGGTTGGCCCCGAGTATCAGGGGTACCTCGTTGGGATCGAAACGCAGCGGGTCCTCGGACTGGCTCGGATCCAGCGTCATGAATACCCGCTGACCGTGGAGCGCAGGCCCCCCCAGGCTCAGCAGGACGAACAGAAGAATCACAAGCTGGCGGCGCATCACTGGTCCATTATGATATTCCGGCCGGAACCGGCCGTTCAATCCGTTCACCCGGCTCAAGTGGAACGATCTCCCGGGCGGGGACGGAGCACTTGGAAATCCAGACCTCGGACCAGGGACCGGTTCCAGAACCGGTTGACCTTCGAGATCAGCGCCGGAGTCATACCCCGGAGCACCCCTTCCCATTCGGAGTCGTGTACGCCGATCTCCAAGACGCGTCCGCGGAGACGCAGAGGTTGGGTCGATGCGGCCAACGGTGCCCCGACGATCCGAGGCCAGAACTCGCGCAGGAAGATCACGGCTACCTTCTCGTCCCGGACCACCTCCTGCAGCCAGGGAAGAAAGAGAGCCCCGACCGTCCTCATCGGCGCCGTCCGCGGGCTTCGAAACGGAACCGGTGGCTCCTGGCCCGGGACTCGATTTCCTCGATCCCTTAGTTTCATCACCGCATCAGTCTAGCAAAACGAACTCCCGCCATGTCCTGATCATTGCGAGTCCGCGCCAGGCACGCCCGGCCGTCGTCCTGCATCCGGGCTGAGCCGGTTCGGCTCCCGCCACCGGCTTCGAGTAGGAGGGAGCTTTGCGCATCCTCGACTTGACATTGGGCGGAAGCCTCCCTTACATATCGATATCGGCCCGCGCCCCGTTGACAAGTGGAACACACTCTCGTACTCAACGCCACCTACGAACCTCTGCAGATCATCGGTTGGAAACGTGCCGTCCGCATGGTCTTCCAGGAGAAGGTCGAGGTGGTGGCCGAATATGACCGCGAGATCCGCAGTGTCTCGAACCGGATCCGCCTCCCCTCGGTCTTGCGCCTGCTTCACTACGTCAAGCTCCGGCACGGGTGCCACCGGATCAAATTCAGCCGTGAAAACCTGTACGCTCGCGACAACTACCGTTGCCAGTATTGCGGCACCAAGGCGCCCCTGAGCCAGCTCACCTACGATCATGTGATCCCCGTGGCCCAAGGGGGGATCAAGAGCTGGGAGAACATCGTCACCTGCTGCATCCAATGCAACCGGAAGAAGGGAAACCGGTCACCGGCGCAGGCCAACCTGCGCCTTTTGAGAATCCCCAAGGCCCCCTCTGGTTTTCCCTATCGCGTCCGTCTCCTTTTTCGCCAGCCGGCCGTTCCCGAGAGTTGGAAGGACTACATCTTCTGGTCCGGGGGAACCTGATGGACGGGTCTCTGGTGATCTTCTCCCGGTTTCCCCGATTGGGCCGGGTGAAGACCAGACTGGAGCCGGCGCTGGGTAAGCGGGGTTGCCTGGAACTTCACCGGGCGCTGCTTCTGGACACCGTGGAACGAACGCGATTCCTGAGCCGGCGCCACTACCTGTATCTGAGCGGCTCCACCGCCCGGGAACGGGCCCGGTTCGCCGCAGCGTGGCGCCTGCCCGCGGATCTGATCATCCGCCGACAGACGGGAGCCGACCTGGGAGAGAGATTGTGTAAGGCCTGCCGGCAGATCGCCGCGGAATCGAAGGAAAAGCCGGTGGTCTTTCTGGGGGCCGACTCCCCTACGGTGCCGCGGAAGTACATTCGCCGAGCCCTGGATCGACTTGCGAGGCGGCCCGTCGTCGTGGGACCGGCCGAGGACGGGGGGTACTATCTCATCGGTCTTTCCCGCCCCAGGCCGGAACTCTTCTCGAATCTGGATTGGGGGACCGGCAAGGTCCTGGAGCAGACACTTCAGAGGTTGCGGCCGGACCAATATACGTTGCTGCCCTACTGGTTCGACGTGGACGACGGCGGCGACCTGGCCCGGCTCCACAGGGAGGTCGAGGCGGCGGGGCCGGACGTCTTCCGGCACACGCGCCGTTGCCTGCGGGCGCTGGTCCACGACCCGGTTTCCCAATCGGTTTTCCGGTGATCCTTTTAAGGGAGATTCGCGTCTCAAGAAAGGTGCGCTCGATCTGGCTCGGTTGACCAGAAGCGGCCACCTTGACTAACATTGCATCAGGCGTGCGCCCGGAAAAAGCGTGAAGGGGTGTTGAGGCGGCGGTGAAGGATTTCCTGGAACGGCTGTTGGGTTTGAAGGTCCCCGAGGCCCAATTGGAGGGACCGCGAGACCCCTATAACATCTACGAATGGGATCTTGACGACCGGAGGCCGTTGGTGGTCGCCGCCATACTGGCGATCCTCTTTCACGCCGTTCTCCTTTTGATGATCTTCCCCTCGTTCGGCAAGACGGTCCTGATCCCGACCCAGCAGGTGCTGGTGCTCAAGAATCTGGCGAAACCCGCGGCCCTCGCCGGGGGCGGCGACCTGCCCAAGGCGACACCGCCCAAGCCCGAGCCGGTGAAACCGAAGCCCAAGCCGATTCTGGTTCCCATTCCCGATCCGACTCCCAGAGAACCCGAACCCATCCGCAAGGAGGAACTGGAAAACGTCCCCCAGGTCATCAAGCAGATCGTAGCGGAATTGAACCTGGACGACATTGAGGCTCCGCCAGGGCGTCCCGGCCGGGGAGGGCAGGGTGAGAGCCAGGGCGAGGGCACGGGAACCGGCCCCCTTGCCGGTTCGGGACCCGCGGCTGGAGACGGCAGCGGCATCTATCGATACGGGAGCGGAGTCACCAACCCGGTTCCCATCGTTAAAACGACTCCCAGCTACACCGACGCCGCCATCAAAGCCAAGGTTCAGGGTGTGGTCTGGCTTCAGGCCATCATCCGGAAGGATGGCAACGTCGACAGCTTCAAGGTCATTCGAGGATTGGGCCACGGTTTGGAGGAACAGGCCATCCAGGAGATCGCCACCAACTGGCGTTTTCGGCCCGGAATGCTCAACGGGAGCCCGGTCGACGTCCTGGCCACCATCGAAGTCCAGTTCAACCTGAGGTAGACGACGGCTCCGGCGTCGAACCTTTCGAGAATGAGGGCAACTACACAGGGTTGCCCCGACACCATCGCATCCCGCTATAATTCCGGCTCTTGTGGCTGAAGTACTCGACCTGAAAGGAACCATCAACCTTCCCAGAACCCGTTTCCGGATGAAGGCGAATCTGCCCGTTCTGGAGCCGCGGATTCTCAAGTCGTGGGAAGAGTCGGGGATCTACGCGAGAATCCGCTCGGCGCGAGAGGGAAAGCCTCTCTTCATCCTTCACGACGGCCCTCCCTACGCCAATGGGCATCTCCACGTGGGACACGCCCTGAACAAGATCCTCAAGGACTTCATTGTCCGTTCCAAGACCATGGAGGGTTACGATTGTCCCTACGTGCCGGGGTGGGACTGTCACGGGCTGCCCATCGAGATTCAGGTCATGAACCGAAAGCGGGCCGACCTGGAGCCGCTGGAGGTGCGCCGGCGATGCCGGCGGCACGCCGACAAGTTCGTGCGCATCCAGGGGAATGAATTCCGCCGCCTGGGGGTCACGGGGGACTGGACCGCGCCCTATCTGACCATGAGCCATTCCTATGAAGCCGAGACGGCCCGGCTGTTGGGTGATTTCGTCCGCCGGGGAAGCGTCTACAAGGGTCTCAAGCCGGTTCATTGGTGCATTCACTGCGAGACGGCATTGGCCGAAGCCGAAGTGGAGTATTCGGAACATGTCAGCCCATCGGTCTACGTCCGGTTTCCCGTGACGGGAGGACTCCATGGACTGGACGCCGGAGCCCGCCCCGTCTCGGTGCTGATCTGGACCACGACGCCTTGGACCCTGCCCGCCAACATGGGGCTCTGCTTTCATCCCGACTTCGAATACGCGTTGGTGGAGGCCCGGGACGAGGTCTTCATCCTGGCTGCCGATCTGGTCCCCCGCGTTTCCAAGGAGTGCGATCTGGGCGACTACCGGATTCTGGGACGCCTGCGGGGCGCTGCCCTCGGCGGTCTCGAGTGCCGGCACCCATGGATACCGCGCCGGTCCGCGGTCGTATTCGGGACTCACGTCACGCTGGACCAGGGCACCGGCGTGGTCCATACGGCACCCGGACACGGAGAAGAGGACTACCGCCTGGGGGTCGACAACGGTCTCGAAGTGTATTGTCCGGTGGACGATTCGGGCCGGTTCCTGCCGGAGGTGGATCACTTCGGTGGCATGCCCGTGTTCGAGGCCAACCCTTCCATCAACGCCCTTATGGCCCGGGAAGGCCATCTGGTCCGGGAAGAGCCGTTCCGGCACAGCTATCCTCATTGCTGGCGCTGTCACAACCCGGTCATTTTTCGCGCCACGGCGCAGTGGTTCATCAGCATGGACCGGGAAGACCTTCGCGGCCGGGCCCTGCGCGAGATCGCCAGGGTGAAGTGGCTTCCGTCCTGGGGCCGGGAGCGGATCCACAACATGATCGCCACCCGGCCGGACTGGTGTATCAGCCGGCAGAGAACCTGGGGTGTTCCGATCATCGCCTTCTACTGCAGGGCCTGCGGCAAGATCCTTTTGGAGAGCGGCATCATCGAGCATGTTTCGCGCATCTTCGAGCGGGAGGGAGCCGACGCCTGGTACCGGAGGCCCGCGTCAGAGCTTCTTCCGAAGAACACCCGTTGCGCCTGTGGAAGCGAAGAATTCGAGAAAGAAAAAGACATATTGGATGTCTGGTTCGACTCGGGGGTCAGCCATCACGTGCTGCGGGAAACGCCGGGACTCGATTGGCCCGCGGATCTCTACCTGGAGGGTGGAGATCAGTTCCGGGGCTGGTTTCACAGTTCCTTGCTGGTCGGCGTCGGCGTCAGCGACGGAGCTCCCTACCGGTCGGTCCTGTGCCATGGATGGACGCTGGATGCCGAGGGGAAAGCCATGTCCAAGTCCCGGGGCAACGTCATTTCTCCCCAGGACATCACCAAGCGGGACGGCGCCGAGATCTTGCGCCTCTGGGTTGCGTCCATCGACTACACCGAAGACGTCCGTCTGGGGGAAGAGATACTTTCCCGACTCCGGGACGCCTACCGCAAGCTGCGAAATACGAGCCGCTTCCTCTTGGGCAACCTTCACGACTTCTCTCCGGAAATGGCAGTGCCGGACGAGGAACTGCTGGAGTTGGATCGTTGGGCTCTGGCCCATACCGCCGCCACGGCACGGCGGGTGGAGGAGGCCTACCGGAATTTCGAGTTTCACACCGTCTACCACTCCCTGTACCACTTCTGTGTGGTGGGGCTTTCCAGCTTTTATCTCGACGTTCTGAAGGATCGCCTCTACGTCTCGGCGGCCGATTCCACGGAACGAAGGTCGGCCCAGACGGCCCTGTTCCGGATCGCGGACGCATTGGTCCGGCTGCTGGCTCCGGTCCTGCCCTTTACCACCACCCAGATCTGGGAAGAACTCCACGGCCGGAACCCTCCCGCCGAGTCGGTCCACATGGCCGAGTTCTCCCGGGAGCTGGACCGTCATGAGGACCCCGAGCTCCTGGAGCGGTGGGAGCCGCTCCTGCGGATCCGCCACCAGGTCAGCAAGTCACTGGAGGAATGCCGCCAGCAGAAGCTCATCGGGAACTCCTTGGAGGCGTCGGTCAGGATCGAGGCCGGCGCGGAGACTTGCCGGTACCTCAGCCGGTATGCGGACGATCTGGCCACCGTCTTCATCGTCTCCGAGGTCGAGATCGGACTGAGGGAGGACCTGGCGGGGGATGAGACGCGGATCGAGGTGACCCGAACCCAGGCAAAGAAATGCGCGCGGTGCTGGAACCATCGGCGCTCGGTGGGGACCGATGCCGATCTGCCGCATGTCTGCTCCCGTTGCCGCGCGGTGCTGGAACGGATCGGTGCCCTCGATTGATGCCGGGAGCGATGGGAGAGGATATCCTTCGGAGGCCTTTGGCGCGGTGGAGAAGACGATGAAACTCGTGGCGCTGGGAGTGGCGGCGACGGTGCTGGCGCTGGATCTCCTCACCAAGTGGTGGGTCAAGAGCACGCCTTGGCTGCACTACCACAAGGTGGTCGATGGATTCTTCGCCATCCACTTCGTCCGCAATGAGGGCATTGCCTTCGGCCTGTTCCATTCCAATCCGTCGGCGTGGAAACCGGTGATCCTTTCCGTCCTGGCCGTCGCGGCGGCGGTCATGGTGTTGTATTACATCTGGACCAGCCCTCCCGAGGAAAGAGGCGTCCAACTGCTCATGGGGCTCCTGTTGGGAGGGATCCTGGGGAATTTCTGCGACCGGCTGTGGCGTGGGTATGTCGTCGATTTTTTGGATTTTCATTGGCAGGACCGTTTCGCCTGGCCAACCTTCAATCTGGCTGATGCCGCAATCACCTGCGGAGTCGCGGTGATTCTCTACCAGGGCTTTTTCGGAGCGGGCAGCGGAGACCGGGCATCGAGCCGGCCCAGCCGGAAAAACTCCGGCTCTTTGGGCGCGTTTCTCCTGGCGGGACTGCTCTCGGCGCCCCTGTTGGGAGAATCGGCCTCTCCCGGCGCGCTGGAAATCGTGGACCGGGTCCAGGCCCGGTACGATCGGGTCGAAAGCTTCTCCGCCGATTTCCGGCAGGTCTTCCAATCGCAGGGGGTCTTTTTCGAAAGCGACTGGGGCGAGGGGGTCCTGCTGATGAAGCGCCCTGGAAAAATGTACTGGGAGTACCGGCGCCCCACCAGGAAGCTGTTCGTGGCCGACGGCAAGCAGACCTTCTTCTACGTCCCCGCCGAGAACCAGGTGACGATCGCCGACCTGGACCCGGAGACTGCGGATACGCCGCTGCTTTTCCTGCTGGGACCCAAACGGATACGGGACGATTTCATGGTGGAGTTCGAAACCGGGGAAGGACCGTTGGAGGAATCCAACCTGCTCCTGCGGTTGACGCCCGTTCAGGCCCGGCCTGAATTCAGCTATCTGCTCTTGGAACTGTCCTCCCGGACCTGGCTCATCCAGAGATTGTCCGTAATCGAGCCCATCGGTAATCGCAACGACTACATCTTCAGCCGTTTCCGGGAGAACGTCAGGATTCGGGACAAACAGTTCCGCCTGGAGTTGCCGGATGGAGTGGAGATCATCCGAATCGGATCCGGCGCCGGCCGGAGGCCGGACGGGGAGCCGGGCCGGTTTCTTCATCGCAGCGGGATCGAGACCGCGCTGGAGTTCACAGTCCGTGACGACTTTTGCCACGGTCGGTTAAGGAGAGTGCCGAGTTGAGCGAAATTCGGGCGAACATAACGGCCGTGGGGATGTACGTTCCGGAGAAGCGCGTCACCAACCACGACTTGAGCCGGGTACTGGAAACTTCCGACAAGTGGATCCGAGAGCGAACCGGGATCTCGGAGCGCCGAATCGTCGGCAAGGACGAGGCGAACAGCGATCTCTCGGTTCGAGCCATCCGAGACGCTCTGGAAGGCACGCCACATCGTCCTGAAGACATCGATCTCATCATCGTCACCACCGTCACGCCGGACATGATGTTCCCTTCGACCGCTTGCCGGATCCAGGAGAAGATCGGGGCCACCAACGCGTGGGGGTTCGATCTTTCCGGGGCCTGCTCCGGATTCCTTTTCGGCCTCTCGACGGCTGCGCAGTTCATTCGGACGGGGACCCACAAGAAGGTCCTTGTGGTGGGAACCGATGTGATGAGCTCCATCATCGACTTCGAGGACCGGGCCACCTGCGTGCTCTTCGGAGACGGCGCCGGGGCGGTCCTCCTTGAGCCCACCGAAGAGGAGGATGTCGGCATCCTGGACGCGACCCTGGGATGCGACGGGTCAGGAGGCAAGTTCCTGTACATGCCGGCCGGAGGGAGCCAACGCCCGGCAAGCCATGAAACCGTGGACAAGCGGATGCACTATGTCCATCAGGACGGGAGGAACGTCTTCAAGTTCGCGGTTCGGGTCATGTGCGACACTTCCGTCGGATTGCTCCGGCGAAACGGCATTCCCACCGATCAGCTTTCGCTGTTCGTCCCCCATCAGGCCAACATGCGAATCATCAAGTCTTCCATGTCGCGCCTGAAACTGGGCGAGGAACAGGTTGCCGTCAACATCGACCGCTACGCCAACACCACGGCGGCGACCATCCCCACCTGTCTGGCGGAAGCTCACCGGCAGGGACGACTGAAGAAACGGGACAAAGTCCTCATGGTCTCCTTCGGAGCGGGATTCACCTGGGGAGGCATCCTGCTCGGCTGGGGAATGGATCCGCCGTAACTCGGAATACTTGGCGGGAGCCTCGTCAAAGAGACACTCCGGCCGGCGGCGTCAGATGAAGAGTTCCTCTTCGGGCGACTTGGTTGTGGTCTTTTTCTCTCGCCGCCCCAACAGAAACGACAGTCCCGACTGGATCCCCTTGAAGAAGGAACCGATTTCCAGAATGGGTTTCAAGACGTCCTTCTGAATTACTTCGCTGGTCTGCTCGAACTTCTCGACCGTGTCGGTGACCAGTCCGTCCACTCTCTGGGCCTGTTCATGCCCCAGACGGATCACGTCCTTCACCAACACGTCCACCTCTTCGGTGGTTCTCCGGAAGGCGCCCATCACGAAGCGGACGTTGTCGTTGAACTCGTTGCCGAGTTGCCGCACCGGCTCCAGGCTCTCGGACACCTGGGTCAACTTGGCGCTGACGGAATCGACGGCGGCTTGAAGGTTCCGGGTCTCCTTTTGCAGCTCCTCGGCCACCTTTCGAACCGTCTTGGCCGCCCGCCACACGGAGAGGGCCTGCAGGCTCATGGAGAGGGCGGTAATGCCGATGAACAGGATCAACAGGAGTTCAGCGCTCACGTGCATTCCCCGCGGTTGCGACTGGATTGCCGGAGGGCAGGCGCGCCCTCCCCGGAATCGGGAAGCTTGGCTTCTGTCCGGACCTCAGTCGGCGGACTCTTCCTGCGTCCGCGACTCGCCCCGATAGGTGCGTCGCGCGGCATCCAGGACGACTCCGAGTTGCTCCTTCTTCTTCCGGAGGCTCTCCCGTTCCCGGTTCAGGGTCTCACCGGCCCGGCCGGCAAGCTCTCGCCCCTTTTCCTCCAATGTGTCCCTGCCGTCCCGGAGCCTCCGGCCGACCCTGTCGGCACCCTCCCGGGCCTTGCCTTCCAACAGCTCCCGAGTCTGTTCACCCGATTGGGGAGCCAGCAGCAGCGCCGCACAGGCACCCACAAAGCTGCCGATGAGAAAATAGACCAGCTTGTCTCCACTTGAGGCCATAGCTGTTACTCCTTCCCGTCCCGGCCAGGATTCATCCGTTCAAGGTTATCATAGCCATGACGGGGCGTGGCGAACTCGGGCCGCGGCCCGGTTTGTGGAGGCGGACGGGTCTCGGGTAGAATACCCGGCTGTCAGGGAAGGATGCTGCGGTGATCAAGGATTTGCTGCCGAGACAGGTCGTGTGCAACGAAAAAAACGCCAAGGGCAAGGCCTGCCACGGCAAGTTGAAGCGATATTATCCGTTTGCCGGATACTACAACGAGCCCGATGAATCGCTCCGGCAGGAAATCGAGAGCGAGTTCGGAAAGAAAAAAACCTTGGTGCTGATCAAGTGCGAGGAGTGCGCCGTCGTCTTCCGGCTGCCGGTGGAATTGAAGGTCAAGTTCGGCTGAACGGAGTCCGGACCCCGCACCCAATTACTGCGTAGTACCGTTTCTGCCTCTATCAACCGGGACTGCTGGCCGGGTCTGCCGCCGGCCCGTGGCTTCATTCGCGCTCCAGATGAAGATCTACACCGATTTCGACGGAACCATCACCGATCGCGACTCCATCGTCCTGCTGGTTCAGGAATTCGGAGGGGGCGACGGCTATCGGCGAGACCTGCTGTCCGAATTCGAGAACGGCACGCTGTCGGCAGCCGAGGTGATTGCCGAGGAGATCGCCTCGGTTGACGCCTCCTGGGAAGAGGTCGCCGCCTGCCTCAAGGAAATGGTCCGAGTCGATCCTACGTTTCCCGGATTCGTGAACTGGTGCCGAGAATCATCGATTCCCCTCTGCGTCGTCAGCTCGGGGCTGGAGCAGATCATCGCCTTCATGATCGGAGACCTGGGGGTTCCGGTCGTGGCGCATACGGCCCGGATTGAGGGCCGGAGTTGGCGCTACCATCGGCGGCCGGAGTCGGAGAAGGAGTTGGTGGTGCGGGCGGCCAGCGAGGCCGATGAGGTCGCCTTCATAGGCGACGGCATATCGGACATCTGTGTTCTTCCCTATGTGGATCGCGTCTTCGCAAAACGCTACCTGGCGAAGTATTGCCGGAAGCGGGGCTTCGACTTTTTCCCCTACGATACCTTCCGGGAGGTCCGGAACCGGTTGCAGGACGAGTTGCAGGCGGACTGATTTCAGACCGGCCAATACGGGTTCAGGACGGGACGGATCTGATCCATATAGGGCCCTGAATTGGGACTGGATTCCAGTTCGGGACCCGCTTCCGGCGGATCCAGGCCGGCGGCCACCGTCGTCTCCACCGACGCCGCCAGGGCCTTCAGGTTGTAGCCCCCTTCCAGCACGTAGAGAATCTTGCCGCCGCAGATTTTCGCTGCCGCACGGTTCAGGTCCACTGCCATCCCGGCATAGCCCCGCTCATTCAACAGCATGCCGGCCAGGGGATCATCCCGGTGGGCGTCGAATCCCGCTGAGACCAGGATCAACCCGGGTTCGTAGCTGGCCAGGATGGGCAGCACCATGCCGGCCAGCAGGGAGGAATAGAAGCCGTTGGTCTGACCGGCGGGAATTGGGAAATTGACCGTCATCCCCTTGCCCTTTCCCACGCCCACTTCGGTGTAGTAGCCGGTTCCCGGGTAAAGCGGGTGCTGGTGCAGGGAGACGTACAGGACGTCGTCCCGGTGGTAGAAGGCGGCCTGGGTGCCATTGCCGTGGTGGACGTCGAAGTCGACGATGGCCACGCGCCGAACCAGGCCCTGGTCCAAGGCCCACTGGGCGCCCACGGCCACGTTGTTGAAGAGGCAGAAACCCATGGCCTTCCCCGGTTCGGCGTGGTGGCCGGGCGGCCTGATGGCCGCGAACCCGGAGTCGAGGTCTCCTCGAAAGAGAAGGTCGATCATTCGAATGACGCTCCCCGCTGCCAACAGCGCCACGTCGTGCGAGGCTCCGCCCGAATAGGTGTCCCAGTCCAGGGGATGGAGCGGCTGAAGCCGCGTTCCCCGGATGTGGGCCAAATGATCTCGTGTGTGGACCCGAAGGATGGCTTCCTCGGCGGCCGGAGCGGGGGACACCTTCACCAGCCGTTTGAACGACGCCTGGGCGGACAGTCCCTCTGAGATGGCTCGCAGCCGGTCCGGACGCTCGGGATGTTCAGGTGGGACCCGGTGTTCGAGGAAGACCGGATCCAGAACCAGGCCGTAACGCATCAGACCCCCTTTGCCTCGGCTCCCCAGAAGATCTTGTGCAGTTGCACCTGGATGCGGACGGGCAGTCCGTCCTCCAGGATCCAACCGGCCAGCCGGGCCGCGTCCATGCGGTTCCATTCCGGCGAAAACAGAACCAGGTGCCTCCTGGTCAGCTCCAGTTCCAGGGTCTTTTGCTTGGCCCACTCAAAGTCGCGCCGCGATGAAATCACGAACTTGATTTCATCGTGCGGTCTCAGGTGATTCAGGTTCTCCCACCGATTTCTTCCCTCCATGAGGCTGTCCGGACACTTGATGTCGTAAATCAGGACCGCTCTGGGATCCACCGGACGGATGTCCAGGCTGCCCCCGGTCTCGATCAG
Above is a window of Acidobacteriota bacterium DNA encoding:
- a CDS encoding histone deacetylase, coding for MRYGLVLDPVFLEHRVPPEHPERPDRLRAISEGLSAQASFKRLVKVSPAPAAEEAILRVHTRDHLAHIRGTRLQPLHPLDWDTYSGGASHDVALLAAGSVIRMIDLLFRGDLDSGFAAIRPPGHHAEPGKAMGFCLFNNVAVGAQWALDQGLVRRVAIVDFDVHHGNGTQAAFYHRDDVLYVSLHQHPLYPGTGYYTEVGVGKGKGMTVNFPIPAGQTNGFYSSLLAGMVLPILASYEPGLILVSAGFDAHRDDPLAGMLLNERGYAGMAVDLNRAAAKICGGKILYVLEGGYNLKALAASVETTVAAGLDPPEAGPELESSPNSGPYMDQIRPVLNPYWPV
- a CDS encoding YtxH domain-containing protein, which encodes MASSGDKLVYFLIGSFVGACAALLLAPQSGEQTRELLEGKAREGADRVGRRLRDGRDTLEEKGRELAGRAGETLNRERESLRKKKEQLGVVLDAARRTYRGESRTQEESAD
- a CDS encoding ketoacyl-ACP synthase III, which encodes MRANITAVGMYVPEKRVTNHDLSRVLETSDKWIRERTGISERRIVGKDEANSDLSVRAIRDALEGTPHRPEDIDLIIVTTVTPDMMFPSTACRIQEKIGATNAWGFDLSGACSGFLFGLSTAAQFIRTGTHKKVLVVGTDVMSSIIDFEDRATCVLFGDGAGAVLLEPTEEEDVGILDATLGCDGSGGKFLYMPAGGSQRPASHETVDKRMHYVHQDGRNVFKFAVRVMCDTSVGLLRRNGIPTDQLSLFVPHQANMRIIKSSMSRLKLGEEQVAVNIDRYANTTAATIPTCLAEAHRQGRLKKRDKVLMVSFGAGFTWGGILLGWGMDPP
- a CDS encoding HAD-IB family phosphatase — translated: MKIYTDFDGTITDRDSIVLLVQEFGGGDGYRRDLLSEFENGTLSAAEVIAEEIASVDASWEEVAACLKEMVRVDPTFPGFVNWCRESSIPLCVVSSGLEQIIAFMIGDLGVPVVAHTARIEGRSWRYHRRPESEKELVVRAASEADEVAFIGDGISDICVLPYVDRVFAKRYLAKYCRKRGFDFFPYDTFREVRNRLQDELQAD
- a CDS encoding radical SAM protein; amino-acid sequence: MTSTAAPDRLARTLPVTEIFFSIQGESSYSGQPCAFVRLTGCNLRCSYCDTEYAFEGGVPMSLAEITTRLDRYPTDLVEITGGEPLLHPLAHTLISSLLDAGKRVLIETGGSLDIRPVDPRAVLIYDIKCPDSLMEGRNRWENLNHLRPHDEIKFVISSRRDFEWAKQKTLELELTRRHLVLFSPEWNRMDAARLAGWILEDGLPVRIQVQLHKIFWGAEAKGV
- the lspA gene encoding signal peptidase II is translated as MKLVALGVAATVLALDLLTKWWVKSTPWLHYHKVVDGFFAIHFVRNEGIAFGLFHSNPSAWKPVILSVLAVAAAVMVLYYIWTSPPEERGVQLLMGLLLGGILGNFCDRLWRGYVVDFLDFHWQDRFAWPTFNLADAAITCGVAVILYQGFFGAGSGDRASSRPSRKNSGSLGAFLLAGLLSAPLLGESASPGALEIVDRVQARYDRVESFSADFRQVFQSQGVFFESDWGEGVLLMKRPGKMYWEYRRPTRKLFVADGKQTFFYVPAENQVTIADLDPETADTPLLFLLGPKRIRDDFMVEFETGEGPLEESNLLLRLTPVQARPEFSYLLLELSSRTWLIQRLSVIEPIGNRNDYIFSRFRENVRIRDKQFRLELPDGVEIIRIGSGAGRRPDGEPGRFLHRSGIETALEFTVRDDFCHGRLRRVPS